A part of Amphiprion ocellaris isolate individual 3 ecotype Okinawa chromosome 16, ASM2253959v1, whole genome shotgun sequence genomic DNA contains:
- the ablim1a gene encoding actin-binding LIM protein 1a isoform X2 — MPTLPSLNSLGKLCSSSRSHNVDRVRVKRKSSVKRMSVIEDGHVAEVLYLIPKQYMEQLPYLNPNDYYLSERLNEVATVAHAQDTHHHSTEKPLIQCYKCGEPCKGEVLRVQSKHFHLKCFTCKVCGCDLAQGGFFMKNGEYLCTLDYQRMHGTRCNGCGDFVEGEVVTALGKTYHPACFVCTICKRPFPAGDRVTFNGKDCLCQYCVEPMSPGPKDILGSSNCAGCGRDIKNGQALLALDRQWHLGCFKCKACSKVLTGEYISKDGAPYCEKDYQIHFGVQCEACHQFITGKVLEAGDKHYHPSCARCSRCNQMFTEGEEMYLQGSTVWHPGCKNTTRTEERHRERLLPPSLLFLQKTERQPTRSSSESICSRPGSSIPGSPGHTIYAKVDNEILDYRDLAAIPKVKAIYDIERPDLITYEPMYSTSLDEREERRESVGELHTARRERSPLPDDKSSRNMSPTPPSEGSYDRRERILQRSTSQGSIGSPVYNRHGYTPTLSRSPQHFHRPGTDPPSGRSSPLPLRPDSRPVTPPLSQTPKHFHLPDQGSNIYRKPPIYKQHDTAAIARQSKSADDIIRSATFPAAHAPSPDDSSRSEGDRWPYSLAVLGSEGRRRSREEEEEEALKRKQLQEEHLSKIQSGLGKLILKEEMEKEQIRERHARSLSAQRYDPKQTNCDADPTSPTKTNSLPGYGRNGLHRPQSTDFTQYNSYGDMCGGGREFQHIKDGRAALARMDRGVSMPNMLEPKVYPYEMLMITSRGRAKLPRDVDRTRLERHLAPETFFDIFGMEIQEFDRLPLWKRNDMKKKAKLF, encoded by the exons ATGCCCACTCTGCCTAGTCTCAACAGCCTGGGCAAGCTGTGCAGCTCCAGCCGCAGTCACAATGTCGACCGCGTCCGAGTGAAACGCAAGAGCTCAGTCAAGCGTATGTCCGTCATCGAGGATGGACACGTGGCTGAAGTCCTGTACCTCATTCCTAAACAGTACATGGAGCAGCTACCATACCTCAACCCAAATGACTATTATCTAAGTGAAAGGCTGAATGAGGTCGCTACAG TGGCTCATGCGCAGGACACACACCACCACTCCACAGAGAAGCCCCTGATTCAGTGCTACAAGTGCGGGGAGCCATGTAAAGGCGAAGTGCTGCGGGTGCAGAGCAAGCACTTTCACCTCAAGTGCTTCACCTGTAAAG TGTGTGGCTGTGACCTCGCCCAGGGGGGCTTCTTCATGAAGAATGGAGAATATCTGTGCACGCTGGACTACCAACGAATGCACGGCACCCGCTGCAATGGCTGCGGGGACTTTGTTGAGGGAGAAGTGGTCACTGCCCTGGGCAAGACCTACCACCCGGCCTGCTTCGTCTGCACCATCTGCAA aCGACCGTTCCCTGCCGGGGACAGGGTGACCTTTAACGGGAAGGACTGTCTGTGTCAGTACTGTGTTGAGCCCATGTCTCCAGGACCAAAGGACATCCTGGGCTCCAGCA ACTGTGCCGGATGTGGCCGAGACATTAAGAACGGACAGGCTCTTCTTGCCTTGGACAGACAGTGGCACCTGGGCTGCTTCAAGTGTAAGGCCTGCAGCAAAGTGCTGACCGGGGAGTACATCAGCAA GGATGGCGCCCCCTACTGTGAGAAGGACTACCAGATCCATTTTGGAGTTCAGTGTGAGGCGTGTCATCAGTTCATCACAGGGAAGGTGCTAGAG GCAGGAGATAAGCACTACCACCCCAGCTGCGCGAGATGCAGCAGGTGCAATCAGATGTTCACAGAAGGAGAAGAGATGTATCTGCAAG GATCAACAGTGTGGCATCCCGGCTGCAAGAACACCACTAGAACAGAGGAGAGACACAGGGAGCGG CTATTGCCTCCGTCCCTCTTATTCCtccaaaaaacagaaaggcaG CCTACGAGGTCGTCATCCGAGAGTATTTGTTCCAGACCTGGTTCAAGCATACCTGGCTCACCGGGTCACACGATCTAT GCAAAAGTAGACAATGAGATCCTTGATTACAGAGACCTAGCTGCCATTCCAAAAGTCAAAGCCATTTATGACATTGAGCGCCCTGATCTTATTACCTATGAACCCATGTACTCCACCTCCCTGgatgagagagaggagagacgaGAGAGTGTGGGAGAG CTCCACACTGCCAGGAGGGAACGTTCCCCTTTGCCTGATGACAAG TCCTCAAGAAACATGTCGCCAACCCCACCCAGTGAG GGCTCTTACGACAGGAGGGAACGCATCCTTCAAAGATCCACCAGTCAGGGCTCCATAGGATCACCAGTTTATAATCGCCATGGTTACACTCCCACCTTGTCACGGTCACCACAGCATTTTCACAGGCCAG GCACTGACCCGCCAAGTGGCCGGAGCTCCCCCCTCCCGCTCAGGCCCGACAGCCGGCCGGTCACCCCGCCTCTCTCTCAGACCCCTAAACATTTCCACCTCCCAG ATCAGGGGAGCAACATCTACAGAAAACCACCCATCTACAAACAACACG ATACAGCTGCCATAGCACGTCAAAGCAAGTCTGCTGATGACATCATCAGATCCGCCACCTTCCCCGCTGCCCATGCTCCCTCTCCGGACGACAGCTCTCGGAGTGAGGGCGACCGTTGGCCCTACTCTCTCGCTGTATTAG GTTCAGAAGGAAGGAGACGGTctagagaagaggaggaggaggaggccttGAAAAGaaagcagctgcaggaggaacaTCTCAGTAAG attCAGTCTGGTTTGgggaaactgattctgaaggagGAGATGGAAAAAGAGCAGATCAGGGAGCGTCATGCACGCAGCCTCTCTGCTCAGCGCTACGATCCTAAACAGACCAACTGTGACGCAG ATCCAACCTCTCCAACCAAAACTAACTCTTTGCCTGGCTATGGGAGGAATGGGCTGCATCGG CCTCAGTCAACCGATTTCACTCAGTACAACAGTTACGGTGACATgtgtggaggaggcagag AGTTTCAG CACATTAAGGATGGCCGTGCAGCACTTGCAAGGATGGACAGGGGAGTATCTATGCCTAATATGTTGGAACCAAAA GTGTATCCCTATGAAATGCTCATGATAACCAGTAGAGGGAGAGCTAAACTGCCCAGGGATGTGGACAGAACCAGACTGGAG CGCCACTTAGCACCTGAAACGTTCTTTGACATCTTTGGAATGGAGATCCAGGAGTTTGACAGGCTTCCCCTGTGGAAACGCAACGACATGAAAAAGAAGGCCAAGCTCTTCTAG
- the ablim1a gene encoding actin-binding LIM protein 1a isoform X1 codes for MPTLPSLNSLGKLCSSSRSHNVDRVRVKRKSSVKRMSVIEDGHVAEVLYLIPKQYMEQLPYLNPNDYYLSERLNEVATVAHAQDTHHHSTEKPLIQCYKCGEPCKGEVLRVQSKHFHLKCFTCKVCGCDLAQGGFFMKNGEYLCTLDYQRMHGTRCNGCGDFVEGEVVTALGKTYHPACFVCTICKRPFPAGDRVTFNGKDCLCQYCVEPMSPGPKDILGSSNCAGCGRDIKNGQALLALDRQWHLGCFKCKACSKVLTGEYISKDGAPYCEKDYQIHFGVQCEACHQFITGKVLEAGDKHYHPSCARCSRCNQMFTEGEEMYLQGSTVWHPGCKNTTRTEERHRERLLPPSLLFLQKTERQPTRSSSESICSRPGSSIPGSPGHTIYAKVDNEILDYRDLAAIPKVKAIYDIERPDLITYEPMYSTSLDEREERRESVGELHTARRERSPLPDDKSSRNMSPTPPSEGSYDRRERILQRSTSQGSIGSPVYNRHGYTPTLSRSPQHFHRPEALTGMQKLCSSLCSNSVGSRNSDSRPTSPFRHHFLPHSQGTDPPSGRSSPLPLRPDSRPVTPPLSQTPKHFHLPDQGSNIYRKPPIYKQHDTAAIARQSKSADDIIRSATFPAAHAPSPDDSSRSEGDRWPYSLAVLGSEGRRRSREEEEEEALKRKQLQEEHLSKIQSGLGKLILKEEMEKEQIRERHARSLSAQRYDPKQTNCDAASVNRFHSVQQLR; via the exons ATGCCCACTCTGCCTAGTCTCAACAGCCTGGGCAAGCTGTGCAGCTCCAGCCGCAGTCACAATGTCGACCGCGTCCGAGTGAAACGCAAGAGCTCAGTCAAGCGTATGTCCGTCATCGAGGATGGACACGTGGCTGAAGTCCTGTACCTCATTCCTAAACAGTACATGGAGCAGCTACCATACCTCAACCCAAATGACTATTATCTAAGTGAAAGGCTGAATGAGGTCGCTACAG TGGCTCATGCGCAGGACACACACCACCACTCCACAGAGAAGCCCCTGATTCAGTGCTACAAGTGCGGGGAGCCATGTAAAGGCGAAGTGCTGCGGGTGCAGAGCAAGCACTTTCACCTCAAGTGCTTCACCTGTAAAG TGTGTGGCTGTGACCTCGCCCAGGGGGGCTTCTTCATGAAGAATGGAGAATATCTGTGCACGCTGGACTACCAACGAATGCACGGCACCCGCTGCAATGGCTGCGGGGACTTTGTTGAGGGAGAAGTGGTCACTGCCCTGGGCAAGACCTACCACCCGGCCTGCTTCGTCTGCACCATCTGCAA aCGACCGTTCCCTGCCGGGGACAGGGTGACCTTTAACGGGAAGGACTGTCTGTGTCAGTACTGTGTTGAGCCCATGTCTCCAGGACCAAAGGACATCCTGGGCTCCAGCA ACTGTGCCGGATGTGGCCGAGACATTAAGAACGGACAGGCTCTTCTTGCCTTGGACAGACAGTGGCACCTGGGCTGCTTCAAGTGTAAGGCCTGCAGCAAAGTGCTGACCGGGGAGTACATCAGCAA GGATGGCGCCCCCTACTGTGAGAAGGACTACCAGATCCATTTTGGAGTTCAGTGTGAGGCGTGTCATCAGTTCATCACAGGGAAGGTGCTAGAG GCAGGAGATAAGCACTACCACCCCAGCTGCGCGAGATGCAGCAGGTGCAATCAGATGTTCACAGAAGGAGAAGAGATGTATCTGCAAG GATCAACAGTGTGGCATCCCGGCTGCAAGAACACCACTAGAACAGAGGAGAGACACAGGGAGCGG CTATTGCCTCCGTCCCTCTTATTCCtccaaaaaacagaaaggcaG CCTACGAGGTCGTCATCCGAGAGTATTTGTTCCAGACCTGGTTCAAGCATACCTGGCTCACCGGGTCACACGATCTAT GCAAAAGTAGACAATGAGATCCTTGATTACAGAGACCTAGCTGCCATTCCAAAAGTCAAAGCCATTTATGACATTGAGCGCCCTGATCTTATTACCTATGAACCCATGTACTCCACCTCCCTGgatgagagagaggagagacgaGAGAGTGTGGGAGAG CTCCACACTGCCAGGAGGGAACGTTCCCCTTTGCCTGATGACAAG TCCTCAAGAAACATGTCGCCAACCCCACCCAGTGAG GGCTCTTACGACAGGAGGGAACGCATCCTTCAAAGATCCACCAGTCAGGGCTCCATAGGATCACCAGTTTATAATCGCCATGGTTACACTCCCACCTTGTCACGGTCACCACAGCATTTTCACAGGCCAG AGGCTCTGACAGGCATGCAGAAGCTCTGCTCCTCCCTGTGCAGTAACAGTGTGGGCTCCAGAAATAGTGACTCCCGCCCCACCTCCCCTTTCAGACACCACTTCCTCCCCCATAGCCAAG GCACTGACCCGCCAAGTGGCCGGAGCTCCCCCCTCCCGCTCAGGCCCGACAGCCGGCCGGTCACCCCGCCTCTCTCTCAGACCCCTAAACATTTCCACCTCCCAG ATCAGGGGAGCAACATCTACAGAAAACCACCCATCTACAAACAACACG ATACAGCTGCCATAGCACGTCAAAGCAAGTCTGCTGATGACATCATCAGATCCGCCACCTTCCCCGCTGCCCATGCTCCCTCTCCGGACGACAGCTCTCGGAGTGAGGGCGACCGTTGGCCCTACTCTCTCGCTGTATTAG GTTCAGAAGGAAGGAGACGGTctagagaagaggaggaggaggaggccttGAAAAGaaagcagctgcaggaggaacaTCTCAGTAAG attCAGTCTGGTTTGgggaaactgattctgaaggagGAGATGGAAAAAGAGCAGATCAGGGAGCGTCATGCACGCAGCCTCTCTGCTCAGCGCTACGATCCTAAACAGACCAACTGTGACGCAG CCTCAGTCAACCGATTTCACTCAGTACAACAGTTACGGTGA